Genomic segment of Kibdelosporangium phytohabitans:
CACGGTCAAGTCCAGGGAACGCATCGAGGACCAGCTCTCGCTGATGCGGATGATCTTCCTGGGGATGGCGGCGCTGGTGCTGCTGATCGGCACCGCGGGCATCCTGAACGTCGGGCTGGCGACGGTGGGTGAACGCATCGAGGAGTTCGCGCTGCGCCGGGCCGTGGGCACACCGCGTGCCCTGCTGGCCGGGATCGTGCTCGCGGAGACGTTGCTGACCGGCTTGATGACGGCAGCCGCCGCGATCGGCGTGGGGGCGTTGGGGATCAAGGTCGGCGCGGGCATGTTCGCCGGGCGGTTCCCGTCCGTGCAGGACATCGTGTTCCCCTGGCAGGCCGGGGTGGCGGGCGTGATCGCCGGTCTGGTCGCGGGGCTGCTCGGCGGCCTGGTCCCGGCGATCCGGGCGGCCCGAATCCCGATCGCCACCGTGATGCGAGCCTGAAAAACCCTCGTGAGTGGTTCGGCCGGTTCTAACCGGCCGAACCACTCACGAGGGTTTCAGTCGGTTTTGCCCTGCTGCTCGGCCAGGAAGCGCTCCAGCTCCGCGCCCAGCTCGTCGGCTGTCGGGATGTCGTCGGGGTCGAGCAGCAGGTTGTCCTCCTCCTTGGCGGAGGTGAACGCGTCGTACTGCTGCTCCAGCGCCGCCACGACCTCGGCCACCTGGTCGGACTCCGAGACCTGGCGTGCGATCTCCTCGTCCGCGCGGCGTGAGCTCTCCGTCAGCGCTCCCGGCTGCAGCACCAGGCCGGTCGACTGGTTCAACGCCTCCAGCAGCACCAGTGCCGCCGCCGGGTACGTCGACTGCACAAGGTAATGCGGCACGTGCGCGGCGTAACCGATCGCGTCGTGGCCCGACTCGCCCAGCCGCAGTTCCAGCAGGCCGGAGACGTTGCCGGGCACCTGCACGCGGCTGAACATCGGGCGGTAGTCCGACACCAGGTCCGGGCGGGTGGCGTGCGCGGTCAGGCCCAGCGGACGCGTGTGCGGGACGCCCATCGGGATTCCGTGCACCCCGATCGTCAGCCGCACGCCCCACCGTTCGACCAGCTGGCGCACCGCCTCGACGAACGCCTCCCAGCGGAAGTCCGGCTCCGGGCCGCTCAACAGCAGGAACGGGGTGCCGACCTGGTCGTGCAGCAACCGCACGACCAGCTCCGGCGTCTGGTAGTCCTCCCAGTGGTCCTGCACGAACGTCATCGCGGGCCGCCTGGCGCGGTAGTCCAGCAGGCCGTCGATGTCGAACCGGGCGATCACCCTGTTCTCGTACGCCGACAGCAGTTGCTCCACCAGCGCCGCACCCGCCGATCCCGCGTCCATGAAGCCGTCGAAGTGGTGCAGCAGCACCGCACCGGTCAGGTCCGGCACGTCCGAGTCGACCTCATACAGGTTCTCCGGCTCCAGCACCACAAGCCTCCAAGCACGCGACCAGAATCCTCAACGACTATTACAACGCGTGCCGACCCCGGAACCATTCCGGGTCGCCCGATTTAGGGGACTTCTAAGGGTGATCCACGTCACCGGTGAGCACCCACCGCCCCGGCGGTACCCGGAAGACCTGGAACCCGGCCTCATCGCGCAGGAATTCCACCCCCGGCGGCCGTCGACGTGCCACTCCCGGGACAAAAACCTCCGCTGACGAGCCAACTGGCACACCGACGGTCACCCGCACCGATGACTCCACGCGTGTCCACGCCACCGATGCCAGGCCCCGCACAGTCTGCACGGACGTCTGCGCCCAGGTCACCCCGACCCGCGCGTCCGGTTTGACCGTGAACCGCCGATAACCGTCATCGCCGGGCCGCAGGCCTGCGACGTTCTCGTACAACCACTGCACGACGGTGCCCTGGAAGTAGTGGTCGCGTGAGCGCGAGTCCGCGTGCCACATCTCCCACATCGTGTCGGCGCCGTTGTCGAACCAGAAACCCCAGCTCGGGTATGTCCGTTGCGTGGCCACCGCGTGCGCGACGTCGGGATGGCCGTGTGCGGTCAACGCGCGCAACAGGACGCTCGTCCCGAGCGCGCCGGTGTTCAGGTGGTTGCCGCGCGCCTTGATGTCGGCGACGAGACTGGCGACCACCTGGGCGACCGATCCGGGCGGCACCAGGCCGAACATCAGCGGGATGGCGTTGGACGTCTGCCGGTAGTCCGGGTCCTTCGCCGTGCGATAACGACCGTCCACGAGGAAGGTCGCGTTGAACGCCGTACGGCACGCCTCGGCGACGGAGCGATACCTGGCGGCGGTGTCGCTGTGCCCCAACAACTCCCCGAGCTCAGCCGTCCCGATCAACGCGCGGTACAGGTACGCCGTCGCGGTCAGTCTCGTGTCCTCGGGCGGGTTGCCGCCGTATCCCGGTGGCAGGTAGTCACCGAGCGCGGTGATCGCGAGGTTGTCCCGCAGACGGCCGATCTCCCAGTCCAGGTACCGGGTCAGGGTTGTCCAGTGCGTGGCCGCGAGCGCGGTGTCGCCGTAGATCCGGTACATCTCCCTGACCATGAACGGGTACACCGTGGTCCACTCCGGGGACGGCGCGAGTTCCTGGTAGCCCCATCCCCCGCTCGGCACGATCACCGGCAGCTGGCCCGCGTCGTTCTGGCTGTCGCCGAGGTCGTTGATCCACTTGGTCAGGAACCGGGCCATCCCGAACGCGTACATCATCACGGGCGCGCCGAGCTGGGCGTCACCGGTCCAGCCGTTCTTCTCGTACATCGGGGTGTCGGTGGGGATGCCGTGCAGGTTGTTGCGCAAAGTACGCCGCATCGCGCGGTCGAGCTGCTCGAAGAACGGCTCGGAGCACCGGAAGGTGCCGGTGTCCGGAACACTCGACTGCACCACCTTGCCGCGCAACGCCTCCGGCCGCGCGCCGGTCACCTGGACGTAGCGGAATCCCTTGTAGGAGAACTTCGGCTCCCACGTCTCCACGCCCGTGCCCCCGCAGATGTACTCGTCGGTCTGGTGCCGTCCCGGTACGAGGCCGTTCTCCCATTGCACCGTGCCGTCGGCTTTGAGCCGTTCCCCGTGCTGCATGCGGATCACGGTTCCCGCCGGGGCGCGTACGGTCAGCTCGGTCCAGCCGGACATCGTGCGTCCCATGTCGGCGATGTAGACGCCTGGACGCAGCTCGCGCACGGTCGGCGTGATGGTGTCGACGACCTGGATCGGTTCGTGTTGCTGGGCCCGGACTGTCCCGTGTGGAGCATCCATGACCGCGGATTGGTACCATACGATGGCTTTGCCCGCGTCGTAGGTCTCCCCCGCGTACTGCGAGTTGGTGACCGTGCGGCTCTCGGCGAGTTTCCAGTCGGGGCCGGAGGCGATGGTGGTCACGGCACCGCCCGGGTGCTCGATTTCCAGCTGTGCCAGCAGTCGCGGTTCGCCGTGCCAGCTCGCCTTGTGCCAGTTCCACACGTTCGGCGTGACCAGACCGTAGAACCCCCGGCCGAGCAGGACTTCCAGCGCGTTGTCGCCTTGCTTGACCAGGTGGGTGACGTCGTGCGTGGCGTACAGGACGGTTTCGTCGTAGTCGGTGAACCCGGGGTCGAGCACTTGGGCGCCGACGCGCGAACCGTTGACCGTCGCCTCGTAGTAGGCCAGGCCGCTGATGTACAGCCGCGCTTTGGTCACGCCCTTGCTCAGCTTGAACTCCTTGCGCAGCAGGGGCGCGGGAGCTTCCGGTACGGCGACGGAGACGTTCGTGCCCCACACGCCTTGGCCGTAGGGCGCGAGCACGGTCACCGCCGGCCACCCGCTGTCATCGAATCCCGGCTGCTGCCATCCGCTTTGCTCCGTCTCAGCGACCTTCCAGTCCGGTCCCGTGATCACAGTCCGTTGACCGGCGGGGGTGTCGATGACCATCCGCACCAGCAACCCGGCGGGGTTCGTCGACCCCGGCGTGCCGCGGTTCGTTGCCACAGCGGCGATGACGTTGCGACCGCCGCGCACGAGGCCGGTCACGTCCGCGGTCAAGGCCGTCTTCCAGCTGTCGGTGGCCTGGGGAGCGTGCAGTGCCTGGGTTCCGCCGATGTAGAGGGTGAAGTCGTCGTCGGCTGTCGCGACGATCCTGGCGCGGGTGACGGGTCCCGCGATGTCGAAGGACGTGCGGAACCAGCGGGCCTCGGTGGGCGCGGTGGCCGACCAGATCCAGGACGCGCCGTCCACGGCAGGCGGTGCTTCCGGTGCGGCCGCACCGATCCAGCGCGCGACCCACGACGAGCCGAGCAGTCCCGTCTCCCACCAGCGCACCGGCGACCAGTCCGATACGCGGTCGTTGGCGTCCCATACGCGGACTTGCCACTCGTAGCGGGTACGCGGGCGCAGCGGCGGTCCGCCGTAGCGGACGCCGACCGACTCGGCCGAGGAAACCTTGCCGGAATCCCAGATTCCGCGCACCCGGACCTGGTAGGCCGTTTGGCGGGCACCGGGTAGCCCCGAAACGAGTACCCACGACAGCCGCGGGACGGCCACATCGGTGCCGAGCAACGTTTCGGCGTACTCCACAGTGGTCCGTTCGACCGCCATGGCCGCTCGTCCGCCGGATTCGCTCACCTGATCAGCCTGCCCGGTACCGGCCGGCATCGCGAACGCCCCCGCGCTCACGGCCGAACCACGCAGGAACACCCGGCGGTTCATCTCCATCGCTGCACCCTTCCCCGTTGAAGCCGGCAGTGGGTTGAAACGTTTCAATCGTGCACTGCGGCACTTCCCGTCGAAGCGTGGGAATGGATTCAGATGCTAGAGCATCGCTGTCGCGCAGGCCACGTTCGACGGGAGTGGATCGGAGGGTGGCGGATCACGGGACAGACCCGTCCACATCGTGGAATGAGCCAGTTGAGCACCGCGCGCCGGTAACTGTCAACCGCCGCGTGGGATTTCCCACGTGACATCAGGCATAACCGTGTGTTCACATTACTGTCACGAGAACCCCCGGAAGACCCCGGGCATCTTGTCCTGCGCAGCCTGCCGTCCCGCCATCCGGGAACCAGGCGACCCTTCTCGCACAACGACGTGCGGCACCAGCCCCCATAGTTCCCCTGGGAGGGCCGCTGCTGTGACCCGCCACAAGACCGAGGGCCTGTACGACGAACAGTTCGAGCACGACGCCTGTGGCGTCTCGTTCGTCGCGGATCTCGCCGGCCGCAAGAACCACGACATCGTGGCCAAAGCCCTGATCGCACTGCGGAATCTGGAGCACCGAGGCGCTCGGGGCGCCGAACCCGAAACCGGCGACGGCGCCGGGCTGCTGATCCAGGTCCCGCACGAGTTCTTCGCCGCCGTCACCGGCTTCGACCTGCCGCCCGAGGGCGAATACGTTGTCGGCACGGCCTTCCTGCCTGTCGACGGCACGGCGAGAGCCGACGCCGTCGGCGCGGTCGAGGCGATCGCCGCCGAGGAGGGCATGCGGGTGCTCGGCTGGCGCGAACTGCCCGTCGACACCGACCACGTCGGCCCGA
This window contains:
- a CDS encoding proteasome assembly chaperone family protein translates to MVLEPENLYEVDSDVPDLTGAVLLHHFDGFMDAGSAGAALVEQLLSAYENRVIARFDIDGLLDYRARRPAMTFVQDHWEDYQTPELVVRLLHDQVGTPFLLLSGPEPDFRWEAFVEAVRQLVERWGVRLTIGVHGIPMGVPHTRPLGLTAHATRPDLVSDYRPMFSRVQVPGNVSGLLELRLGESGHDAIGYAAHVPHYLVQSTYPAAALVLLEALNQSTGLVLQPGALTESSRRADEEIARQVSESDQVAEVVAALEQQYDAFTSAKEEDNLLLDPDDIPTADELGAELERFLAEQQGKTD
- a CDS encoding alpha-L-rhamnosidase, yielding MEMNRRVFLRGSAVSAGAFAMPAGTGQADQVSESGGRAAMAVERTTVEYAETLLGTDVAVPRLSWVLVSGLPGARQTAYQVRVRGIWDSGKVSSAESVGVRYGGPPLRPRTRYEWQVRVWDANDRVSDWSPVRWWETGLLGSSWVARWIGAAAPEAPPAVDGASWIWSATAPTEARWFRTSFDIAGPVTRARIVATADDDFTLYIGGTQALHAPQATDSWKTALTADVTGLVRGGRNVIAAVATNRGTPGSTNPAGLLVRMVIDTPAGQRTVITGPDWKVAETEQSGWQQPGFDDSGWPAVTVLAPYGQGVWGTNVSVAVPEAPAPLLRKEFKLSKGVTKARLYISGLAYYEATVNGSRVGAQVLDPGFTDYDETVLYATHDVTHLVKQGDNALEVLLGRGFYGLVTPNVWNWHKASWHGEPRLLAQLEIEHPGGAVTTIASGPDWKLAESRTVTNSQYAGETYDAGKAIVWYQSAVMDAPHGTVRAQQHEPIQVVDTITPTVRELRPGVYIADMGRTMSGWTELTVRAPAGTVIRMQHGERLKADGTVQWENGLVPGRHQTDEYICGGTGVETWEPKFSYKGFRYVQVTGARPEALRGKVVQSSVPDTGTFRCSEPFFEQLDRAMRRTLRNNLHGIPTDTPMYEKNGWTGDAQLGAPVMMYAFGMARFLTKWINDLGDSQNDAGQLPVIVPSGGWGYQELAPSPEWTTVYPFMVREMYRIYGDTALAATHWTTLTRYLDWEIGRLRDNLAITALGDYLPPGYGGNPPEDTRLTATAYLYRALIGTAELGELLGHSDTAARYRSVAEACRTAFNATFLVDGRYRTAKDPDYRQTSNAIPLMFGLVPPGSVAQVVASLVADIKARGNHLNTGALGTSVLLRALTAHGHPDVAHAVATQRTYPSWGFWFDNGADTMWEMWHADSRSRDHYFQGTVVQWLYENVAGLRPGDDGYRRFTVKPDARVGVTWAQTSVQTVRGLASVAWTRVESSVRVTVGVPVGSSAEVFVPGVARRRPPGVEFLRDEAGFQVFRVPPGRWVLTGDVDHP